The Thunnus thynnus chromosome 24, fThuThy2.1, whole genome shotgun sequence genome window below encodes:
- the LOC137176887 gene encoding splicing factor U2AF 35 kDa subunit-like — MAEYLASIFGTEKDKVNCSFYFKIGACRHGDRCSRLHNKPTFSQTILIQNIYRNPQNSAQTADASRCAVSDVEMQEHYDEFFEEVFTEMEEKYGEVEEMNVCDNLGDHLVGNVYVKFRREEDAEKAVMDLNNRWFNAQPIHAELSPVTDFREACCRQYEMGECTRGGFCNFMHLKPISRELRRELYGRRRKRHRSRSRSRERRSRSRDRRRDRERRRSRDRERSGRF; from the exons ATGGCGGAGTACCTGGCATCCATTTTCGGCACAGAGAAAGACAA GGTCAATTGTTCTTTCTATTTTAAAATCGGAGCTTGCAGACATGGAGACCGCTGCTCGAGATTGCACAACAAACCAACCTTCAGCCAG ACCATCTTGATTCAAAACATCTACCGAAATCCCCAGAACAGTGCACAGACGGCCGACGCCTCACGct GCGCCGTCAGCGATGTGGAAATGCAGGAGCACTACGACGAGTTCTTCGAG GAGGTGTTCACGGAGATGGAGGAGAAGTAcggagaggtggaggagatgaACGTGTGCGATAACTTGGGCGACCACCTCGTCGGCAACGTCTATGTTAAG TTTCGTCGTGAGGAGGATGCAGAGAAAGCAGTCATGGACCTGAATAATCGCTGGTTCAACGCCCAACCCATCCACGCAGAGCTCTCGCCCGTCACTGACTTCAGGGAAGCTTGCTGCCGCCAGTATGAAATGGG AGAGTGCACCCGAGGTGGCTTCTGCAACTTCATGCACCTGAAACCCATATCGCGGGAACTCCGTAGGGAGCTGTATGGCCGCCGCAGGAAAAG GCACCGCTCTCGCTCGCGTTCCAGGGAACGACGCTCCCGCTCCAGGGATCGACGAAGGGACCGCGAGAGGCGGAGGTCGAGGGACCGAGAACGTTCTGGAAGATTCTGA
- the LOC137177266 gene encoding serine-rich adhesin for platelets-like: MAEEGSVYELEGLEKQLQSLLSRYSSDELRADSKPFCSDYCKLVEEYASRWQVPLPQLRIFEVALRYFAQASIFFTSNCDHVLHTLSSLALSVFELLLFFDQKDFLQEPLKHFTVTFQECHLALAKHQNVHLLQVERSVRGGGAWASSALQAILSESSLPQNEVDGCISSELPVFFELRVRYLLSCERFSEALALAKCCAQHPTAGQHLFFLQVYLTWLHKTSQHDRLHKEVADLNGKDAVHIICSLEREEKDELLLALSRAFLSQQLRRGNMYYLCDLVFIWSKLHSRLKTSKQALLEESRQLMRSATNVNSIFPFIRVILQELGEDGIQFCVELCANALESCLPCDVVTKSLIYKTIAGLLPNDLEVCRACALLVFFLERSVDTYKMVYLLYMHPDQEYHVEYSPIRNHIRFETLQVLKKDLYFDPEFWNLIALRTNCLKLMSGKVVDAALEEIMDEKWISKYCTKEAASRSSASLCQKGSKGAAARKRHHKEDRHHKEDLTDMAPKRLKVGHGTAVKKKGNQGSRHMKEASSEPLRRSFWQLDRIQDNVVIPYGEQRRTTRLSEKNPPKRRIRKPRWLLEDSGTLEENNVPPKIKKHGLKHGKHHQSSVVKGPESGQSKNNTKHKVSVNSHLKARENNTKHQKGLSVDSLKPAFAPQVILELSLPDNELMGTFTEDTCNKQRGFPQMLLYKPTVKLPAASQPVKAVHRKEVILRARDATMFVQQLHCYARREKGKRNGSNIHGSVSTITRSSVQGSPPKDPPRELCENPDVEMKGGISSQTPAAAESPVLGKVLQKKGSARELFENSAVEMKVAAASQTSPALKVTETSVLEKVPQAQTTEKISQTIVSARELSEESAVEMKVTIASQTTAAAKVTQSPVIDKASKVHNIKDVSKTTASAEASQTITAHNNRMVVTDEIPLVSSTADNSNTGALGEQEPSSLSSRSESGKNYVAHVKADTSGVLTTVVPKDSDGHMPYKDELKRDTADTGVQKDTMSGENMGTLCAISETESTCAPTEPDSINDISALTLVTEMVTEFTPEELARDLENHKQPVLEDGASKESTSVLKPNVPHKIRTTSSCFVPQQGTSRVADMQGKKNEETDDIDPETPENSDPMETAVESEESKLEFCCIFCNKDFRGNRVVAHAMFHYRKDECMFCGTMFKDDLLAMMHLSDHIEKLKKSKESVGNKAQENWVSDTKDISTPKTSAKAKTTNMSLGHRSSGRPRKCAVRPKSLSNLESGPTESRKLRSSDKPADGQFLQKGKEQNKNLDSKTSVHKVNGHISKKKQLDRMKQNTTNSKTKQPLRQQEITHDRTSDGAVNPGLPETHDLKVDSSTTSMQVEKEFGSSTEDTVKETESLQVLKTATKQDRKVVEEKNVEPQEKVCCPADGCTWFTDLSKNRVALLYHALDDHYGDVKPLELSFQIGNSRCSICMRVLWSFEHFQHHVERHRLAPRHPCLHQGCTARFKTGMEMRRHARRHSPLQAVCCLPGCSQLFICLWALNLHEREHYASKPTKPIKNTNVQTNDKHNRPVEKKQDHKPKDSTAATTVKKTVSVKTARKLRRQASHSSSTGRNLSVPSLSSVKSCLLKQERNETKDSNVLKNLSNKDTTGESTVPNLRLRQTLRKGQVARTNLTAPKTHKVFSSSLLKHNSKVRHKLKKKLVKVNTKGPKRRGRPPKSKKAVHDENTTTSRNNESVKAKTAQLPTNTTETAETSTVSNNFQEEKSQHVQDVVKMIETSTNESKSVNKQIKSNHVKQKISHNKSTPADTAKSLNESIITTSANKTQMLTADKVKKSHITKKRCAPEEGNTVSLDSSKSKKHKVTNSKVNTKTVNKKCPRKDLGVSTASKLAKSKSEAKAAAAAVVESLADEQGKVKAENTDSTQNSPGNSFKEITSPHTTSGEKKQKLTTKEKSKKSHSPKEKNTQAASSDSGKANKKHKVINKKEGKKTVKERRPCKDPSKTSASKKTAKSKSVVQQVEAQAAAAAAAAGESCPNVEGKAKEETSDATLESPGSSCISAVTSNSVNETTSPPTASEENKHKEAKKSNMKKSDPNKAKVIKKDGDMKTVKKKCPRKDEGAPSVCKKPVKSKTKIQHGKAEERAESEDEKSTVCIDTLAEYGKKPYMRLPPTAYLDEKFITMPKRRKEMLSFQTSQRNPPPERADVTAAPQRQRCANCFATFNNTEELQSHLRLQSCSNLFGFDSDDEGNS; the protein is encoded by the exons ATGGCGGAGGAGGGCAGTGTGTACGAGTTAGAGGGGCTTGAAAAACAACTACAGAGTTTGTTAAGCCGTTACTCAAGCGATGAACTGCGAGCCGACAGCAAACCGTTCTGCTCGGACTACTGCAAG CTGGTGGAGGAGTATGCCTCTCGCTGGCAGGTGCCGCTGCCTCAGCTCAGGATCTTTGAGGTGGCTCTCCGCTACTTCGCTCAAGCCTCCATCTTCTTCACATCAAACTGTGATCATGTGCTCCACACACTCAGTAGTCTGGCCTT GAGTGTTTTTGAGTTGCTGCTGTTCTTTGACCAGAAAGACTTCCTTCAAGAGCCACTGAAACACTTCACTGTTACATTCCAG GAATGTCATTTGGCCCTTGCGAAGCATCAGAATGTTCACTTACTTCAGGTGGAACGTTCGGTTCGGGGTGGTGGGGCTTGGGCCAGTTCAGCCTTACAGGCAATTCTCAGTGAGTCCAGTTTACCTCAGAATGAAG TGGATGGGTGCATTAGCTCTGAGCTGCCAGTGTTCTTTGAGCTTCGAGTGCGCTACCTTTTATCCTGTGAGCGGTTCAGTGAGGCTTTGGCCCTGGCTAAGTGTTGTGCTCAGCATCCAACAGCAGGGCAACACTTGTTCTTCCTCCAGGTCTACCTCACATGGCTTCACAAAACGTCACAGCATGATCGTCTACATAAAGAG GTAGCTGACCTCAATGGCAAAGATGCTGTGCACATCATCTGTAGTTTGGAACGTGAAGAAAAGGATGAGTTGCTACTTGCTCTCAGCAGAGCCTTCCTCTCCCAGCAGCTTCGAAGGGGAAACATGTACTATTTGTG TGATCTTGTTTTCATATGGAGCAAACTCCACAGTCGGTTGAAAACATCCAAACAAGCTCTACTTGAGGAGAGTCGTCAACTGATGCGGTCTGCCACCAATGTCAACTCAATCTTTCCATTTATCAGAGTGATTCTGCAAGAG CTGGGTGAAGATGGTATCCAGTTTTGCGTGGAGCTTTGTGCTAATGCCCTGGAGTCTTGCCTTCCCTGTGATGTCGTCACCAAGTCCCTAATCTACAAAACCATTGCTGGCCTGCTGCCCAATGATCTGGAGGTTTGCCGGGCATGTgctcttcttgtcttcttcctGGAACGCTCTGTTGACACCTACAAGATGGTGTACCTGCTCTACATGCATCCTGACCAGGAGTACCACGTGGAGTACAGCCCCATCAGAAATCACATCCGCTTCGAAACCCTGCAG GTCTTGAAGAAGGACCTGTATTTTGACCCAGAGTTTTGGAACCTCATTGCTTTGCGGACCAACTGTTTGAAGCTGATGAGTGGGAAGGTGGTTGATGCTGCCCTCGAGGAAATCATGGATGAAAAATGGATCTCTAAGTATTGCACCAAAGAGGCCGCTTCCCGATCAAGCGCATCGCTATGTCAGAAGGGAAGTAAAGGGGCAGCAGCAAGGAAGCGCCACCATAAAGAGGACAGACATCATAAAGAGGATTTAACTGATATGGCACCCAAAAGACTAAAGGTGGGTCATGGCACGGCTGTAAAGAAGAAGGGCAACCAAGGGTCACGACATATGAAGGAAGCCTCATCTGAACCTTTGAGGCGTTCGTTTTGGCAGCTAGACAGAATTCAGGACAATGTAGTGATTCCATATGGAGAACAAAGACGCACTACACGGCTGTCTGAAAAGAACCCGCCAAAACGGAGGATTCGTAAACCCAGGTGGCTTCTGGAAGACTCAGGCACTCTTGAAGAGAATAATGTTCCTCCGAAGATCAAAAAGCATGGATTGAAACATGGAAAACACCATCAATCGTCTGTCGTAAAGGGGCCCGAATCTGGTCAGAGcaagaacaacacaaaacacaaagtgtcAGTAAACTCCCATTTAAAGGCGAGGGAAAACAACACCAAGCACCAGAAAGGGTTGTCTGTGGACTCTCTTAAACCAGCCTTTGCTCCACAAGTAATTCTTGAGCTCTCACTACCAGACAATGAACTGATGGGTACGTTTACAGAAGACACTTGCAACAAACAGAGAGGGTTCCCTCAAATGCTTCTTTACAAACCTACAGTGAAACTTCCTGCCGCATCACAGCCAGTGAAGGCTGTGCATCGCAAAGAGGTTATTCTTAGAGCAAGGGATGCAACTATGTTTGTACAACAGTTGCATTGTTATGCTCGGCGggagaaaggaaaaaggaaTGGGTCGAATATTCATGGATCAGTATCAACAATCACACGCTCATCTGTGCAGGGAAGTCCTCCCAAAGATCCACCAAGAGAGCTTTGTGAAAATCCTGATGTTGAGATGAAGGGTGGAATTTCCTCAcagacaccagcagcagcagaatccCCAGTTTTAGGAAAAGTCCTTCAAAAGAAGGGTTCAGCAAGAGAGCTCTTTGAAAACTCTGCTGTTGAGATGAAagttgctgctgcttcacagacATCACCTGCACTAAAAGTTACAGAAACTTCCGTTTTAGAAAAAGTCCCTCAAGCTCAAACCACAGAAAAGATCTCACAAACCATAGTTTCAGCGAGAGAGCTCAGTGAAGAATCCGCCGTTGAGATGAAAGTCACTATCGCTTCACAAACCACAGCAGCGGCTAAAGTGACACAATCCCCAGTTATCGATAAGGCTTCTAAAGTGCATAATATAAAAGATGTCTCAAAAACCACAGCCTCAGCCGAGGCTTCACAGACCATAACTGCACACAACAATCGGATGGTAGTTACTGATGAAATCCCTCTAGTGTCCAGTACGGCAGACAATTCAAACACTGGAGCTCTAGGTGAACAAGAACCGAGTTCACTTTCCTCTCGGTCTGAAAGTGGCAAGAATTATGTAGCCCATGTTAAAGCAGACACTTCAGGGGTGCTCACCACAGTGGTACCTAAAGACTCAGATGGACACATGCCCTATAAAGATGAACTCAAAAGGGACACAGCAGATACAGGTGTTCAAAAAGACACAATGTCTGGCGAGAACATGGGGACTTTGTGTGCGATTTCAGAGACAGAATCTACTTGTGCACCTACAGAGCCAGACAGTATAAATGATATATCTGCTCTGACATTAGTAACAGAGATGGTAACTGAATTTACACCTGAGGAACTTGCTCGAGATCTGGAGAATCACAAACAACCAGTTCTGGAGGACGGTGCCTCCAAGGAGTCAACATCAGTGCTTAAACCGAATGTTCCTCATAAAATACGGACTACCTCCAGCTGCTTTGTGCCACAACAGGGGACCTCTAGAGTTGCTGACATGCAAGGTAAAAAGAACGAGGAAACCGATGACATTGATCCAGAAACACCAGAGAACAGTGATCCaatggaaacagcagttgaatCAGAGGAATCCAAGTTAGAGTTCTGTTGCATCTTTTGCAACAAGGACTTCAGGGGTAATCGTGTGGTAGCACATGCAATGTTTCATTACCGTAAGGATGAGTGTATGTTCTGTGGGACAATGTTCAAAGATGACCTCCTGGCCATGATGCACCTGTCTGATCACATAGAGAAGCTGAAAAAGAGCAAAGAGTCAGTCGGCAACAAAGCCCAAGAAAACTGGGTGTCTGACACCAAAGATATCTCCACACCTAAGACCTCTGCCAAAGCTAAGACCACAAACATGTCTTTAGGGCATCGTAGTAGTGGGAGACCGAGGAAATGTGCTGTCCGTCCTAAATCTCTGAGCAATCTAGAGTCAGGCCCAACTGAATCAAGAAAGTTAAGATCCAGTGACAAGCCAGCAGATGGTCAGTTTTTACAGAAAGGAAAGGAGCAAAACAAGAACCTTGATAGCAAAACCTCTGTTCACAAGGTAAATGGACATATTAGCAAAAAGAAACAGCTTGACAGAATGAAACAGAACACCACAAACTCGAAAACTAAGCAGCCACTTAGACAGCAGGAGATCACTCACGACAGAACAAGTGATGGAGCAGTTAATCCTGGGTTACCAGAAACCCATGATCTCAAAGTGGATTCCTCTACAACATCAATGCAGGTAGAGAAAGAGTTTGGCAGTTCCACTGAAGATACAGTGAAGGAGACAGAATCTCTGCAGGTCCTGAAGACAGccacaaaacaagacaggaaGGTTGTTGAAGAGAAAAATGTGGAGCCACAAGAGAAAGTTTGCTGTCCTGCGGATGGATGTACTTGGTTTACAGACCTGTCTAAAAATCGCGTTGCACTCCTGTACCACGCTCTGGATGATCACTATGGTGATGTCAAACCTTTAGAACTGTCATTTCAAATCGGAAACAGCAGATGCAGTATTTGCATGAGGGTTTTATGgagttttgaacattttcagcatCATGTAGAAAGACACAGACTTGCGCCTCGGCATCCTTGCCTTCATCAGGGTTGCACTGCCAGATTCAAAACCGGAATGGAAATGAGACGCCATGCCAGGAGGCACAGTCCACTGCAGGCAGTGTGCTGCCTCCCTGGTTGTtctcaattatttatttgtctctgGGCACTGAACCTTCATGAAAGAGAGCACTACGCTTCTAAACCCACTAAACCAATCAAGAACACAAATGTgcaaacaaatgacaaacataACAGACCAGTGGAGAAGAAGCAAGATCATAAGCCAAAAGATTCTACTGCTGCCACGACTGTAAAAAAGACTGTGAGTGTCAAGACTGCTCGTAAATTAAGAAGACAAGCTTCTCATAGTTCATCAACAGGAAGAAATCTTAGtgttccttctctctcctctgtcaaATCATGTCTGTTGAAACAAGAGAGAAATGAGACCAAGGATTCCAATGTGTTGAAGAATCTCTCTAACAAGGACACCACCGGGGAGTCAACTGTTCCTAACCTGAGATTAAGGCAAACATTACGAAAAGGGCAAGTAGCAAGAACAAATCTGACAGCTCCCAAAACTCACAAAGTCTTCTCATCATCTTTgttaaaacacaacagcaaagtGAGGCACAAGCTAAAGAAAAAGCTGGTCAAAGTAAACACAAAAGGTCCTAAAAGAAGAGGGCGTCCTCCTAAGTCAAAGAAAGCTGTGCACGATGAAAACACTACTACTAGTCGAAACAATGAATCTGTCAAAGCGAAAACTGCTCAGCTTCCTACAAATACTACTGAAACAGCAGAAACTTCAACAGTTAGCAACAATTTTCAAGAAGAAAAGAGCCAGCATGTTCAAGATGTAGTAAAAATGATAGAAACGTCAACAAATGAATCGAAATCAGTGAACAAGCAGATTAAGAGCAATCATGTTAAACAAAAGATCTCACATAATAAATCTACACCTGCTGATACAGCTAAGAGTTTAAATGAGTCAATCATCACCACGtcagcaaacaaaacacagatgttaACTGCTGACAAAGTGAAGAAATCGCATATTACAAAAAAACGCTGTGCTCCTGAAGAAGGCAATACTGTTTCTTTGGACTCCAGTAAATCAAAGAAGCACAAGGTTACAAACAGCAAAGTCAACACAAAGACTGTCAACAAAAAATGTCCTCGCAAAGATCTGGGCGTCTCAACAGCCTCAAAACTTGCCAAGTCAAAATCTGAGgccaaagcagcagcagcagcagtagtagaaAGTCTTGCTGATGAGCAGGGAAAAGTAAAGGCGGAAAACACAGACTCAACACAAAACAGTCCTGGTAACAGTTTCAAAGAAATAACTTCACCACACACCACCTCAGGAGAGAAAAAGCAGAAGTTGACAACAAAGGAAAAATCTAAGAAATCTCATAGTCCCAAAGAAAAGAATACTCAAGCTGCTTCCTCTGACTCAGGCAAAGCAAATAAGAAGCACaaagttataaataaaaaagagggCAAAAAGACTGTCAAGGAAAGACGGCCATGCAAAGACCCGAGCAAAACATCTGCTTCAAAAAAGACTGCAAAGTCTAAATCTGTAGTCCAACAGGTTGAGGcccaagcagcagcagcagcagcagcagcaggagagagcTGTCCCAATGTGGAAGGAAAAGCAAAGGAGGAAACCTCAGACGCAACACTCGAAAGCCCCGGTTCCTCCTGCATATCTGCTGTTACTTCTAACAGTGTAAATGAAACAACTTCCCCACCAACTGCCTCTGAAGAGAACAAACACAAGGAAGCAAAGAAATCTAATATGAAAAAATCTGACCCCAACAAAGCAAAGGTGATTAAGAAAGATGGTGATATGAAGACTgtcaagaaaaaatgtccacGTAAAGATGAGGGTGCTCCGTCAGTCTGTAAAAAGCCTGTTAAGTCAAAAACTAAAATCCAACATGGCAAAGCAGAGGAACGAGCAGAAAGCGAAGATGAAAAATCCACCGTGTGTATAGACACTTTGGCTGAGTACGGAAAGAAACCGTACATGCGTCTCCCGCCGACAGCATACCTCGACGAGAAGTTCATCACCATGCCAAAACGAAGGAAGGAGATGCTGTCTTTCCAGACGTCTCAAAGAAACCCCCCTCCTGAGCGGGCTGATGTTACAGCGGCTCCGCAGAGACAAAGATGTGCCAACTGTTTCGCTACTTTCAACAACAccgaggagctgcagagtcacctCCGGCTGCAGAGTTGCTCCAACCTCTTTGGGTTTGACTCTGATGACGAAG gCAACAGTTGA
- the LOC137176812 gene encoding cystathionine beta-synthase-like, translating into MPSVPSSKETPVKGPVCPHAAKMLNHTNGEAKLREGSFPLNGVDKLPAVLDTEEANRALQMNTKNAAVERKWIRPDLPSRCKWSLGASKADSPHTQIPRTVSPTILPNILHRIGETPMVRINKIPKAFGLRCEILAKCEYFNAGGSVKDRISLRMVEDAERAGILKPGDTIIEPTSGNTGIGLALAAAVKGYRCIIVMPEKMSMEKVDVLRALGAEIVRTPTSARFDSPESHVGVAWRLKNEIPNSHILDQYRNPSNPLAHYDTTAEEILEQCDGKIDMLVAGAGTGGTITGIARKLKERCPNIKIVGVDPEGSILAEPEDLNKTDKTQYEVEGIGYDFIPTVLDRSVVDTWYKSNDEDSFNMSRMLIRDEGLLCGGSSGTAMSAAVNVARELKEGQRCVVILPDSIRNYMSKFLSDKWMVQKGFLREEDLMVKKPWWWNLKLQGLNLSAPLTVLPTVTCQKTIKILKEKGFDQAPVVDDAGLILGMVTLGNMLASILAGKIKLSDPVSKVLYKQFKQIRLTDNLGKLSRILETDHFALVVHEQIQYLTDGSPSLKQMVFGVVTAVDLLNFVTGVERRERSLSESTDEL; encoded by the exons ATGCCGTCAGTTCCCTCGTCCAAAGAGACCCCCGTCAAGGGCCCCGTCTGCCCCCACGCTGCCAAGATGCTCAACCACACCAACGGAGAAGCCAAACTCCGGGAGGGTTCCTTCCCACTGAACGGGGTTGACAAGCTGCCCGCGGTGCTGGACACCGAGGAGGCCAACAGAGCCCTTCAGATGAACACAAAGAACGCTGCAGTTGAGAGGAAATGGATCCGGCCCGACCTGCCCAGCCGCTGCAAATGGAGCCTGGGAGCCTCGAAAGCTGACTCCCCTCATACACAAATTCCAAG AACGGTTTCGCCAACCATTCTTCCAAACATCCTGCATAGGATTGGTGAGACTCCCATGGTACGCATCAACAAGATCCCCAAAGCGTTTGGACTCAGATGTGAAATAT tggCCAAGTGTGAGTACTTCAACGCTGGCGGCAGTGTCAAGGACAGGATCAGTCTGAGGATGGTGGAGGACGCTGAGAGAGCTGGCATCCTCAAGCCTGGAGACACCATTATAGAGCCCACCTCTGGAAACACTG GTATCGGATTGGCTCTGGCTGCGGCTGTAAAAGGCTACCGTTGCATCATAGTCATGCCTGAGAAAATGAGCATGGAGAAG GTGGATGTCTTGAGAGCTCTCGGAGCCGAAATCGTCCGTACGCCCACCAGCGCTCGCTTCGATTCGCCAGAGTCCCACGTGGGCGTAGCCTGGCGCCTGAAGAACGAAATCCCCAACTCGCACATCCTGGACCAGTACCGTAACCCGAGCAATCCCCTGGCTCACTACGACACCACAGCCGAAGAGATCCTGGAGCAGTGCGACG GTAAAATAGACATGCTGGTGGCAGGAGCAGGTACAGGAGGAACCATCACAGGCATCGCCCGCAAACTAAAGGAAAGATGCCCCAACATCAAA aTCGTTGGTGTCGACCCAGAAGGCTCCATCCTCGCTGAGCCGGAGGACCTTAACAAGACCGATAAGACCCAGTACGAGGTGGAGGGCATCGGGTACGACTTCATCCCCACCGTGCTCGACAGATCA gTAGTTGATACCTGGTACAAGTCCAACGATGAGGACTCCTTCAACATGTCTCGTATGCTAATCAGAGATGAAGGCCTGCTGTGTG GAGGCAGCTCTGGAACGGCCATGTCAGCAGCAGTAAATGTCGCCAGAGAACTGAAGGAAGGTCAGCGCTGTGTCGTCATCCTGCCAGATTCCATCCGCAACTACAT GTCCAAGTTCCTGAGTGACAAATGGATGGTCCAGAAAGGCTTCCTGAGGGAGGAGGACCTCATGGTGAAAAAACCATG GTGGTGGAACCTGAAGCTGCAAGGCTTGAACCTGTCTGCCCCCCTCACCGTCCTGCCAACAGTCACCTGTCAGAAGACGATCAAAATCCTCAAAGAGAAGGGTTTCGACCAGGCGCCCGTGGTGGATGATGCTGG gttAATCCTGGGCATGGTGACATTAGGGAACATGTTGGCCTCTATTCTGGCAGGGAAGATCAAGCTGTCAGACCCAGTCAGCAAAGTACTCTACAAGCAGTTCAAACAG ATCCGTCTGACCGATAACTTGGGAAAGTTATCCCGTATTCTGGAAACTGATCACTTTGCCCTGGTGGTGCATGAACAGATTCAAT ACTTGACAGACGGCTCTCCCAGTCTGAAGCAGATGGTCTTCGGGGTGGTCACCGCGGTCGACCTACTCAACTTCGTCACAGGCGTGGAAAGGAGAGAGCGGTCCCTTTCAGAGTCCACTGACGAGCTGTGA